Proteins from one Triticum aestivum cultivar Chinese Spring chromosome 7A, IWGSC CS RefSeq v2.1, whole genome shotgun sequence genomic window:
- the LOC123150090 gene encoding uncharacterized protein isoform X3 encodes MCGCAEALVRAVVAFFDAFLVDCFLFWFRRCRPLPRPRQPRLRPPGSARAQGLDRGGAPGLGRRERFCREHIVEPADGDDTDEELRREDELQQDDL; translated from the exons ATGTGCGGGTGTGCGGAGGCGCTCGTGAGGGCGGTGGTGGCCTTCTTCGACGCCTTCCTCGTCGACTGCTTCCTCTTCTGGTTCCGCCGCTGCCGCCCCCTGCCCCGGCCCCGACAGCCCCGCCTCCGCCCACCGG GATCCGCTCGTGCCCAAGGACTGGACAGGGGAGGCGCTCCGGGCCTCGGACGAAGAGAAAG GTTTTGCAGAGAGCACATTGTCGAACCAGCAGATGGCGATGACACAGATGAGGAGCTTAGGCGAGAG
- the LOC123150090 gene encoding uncharacterized protein isoform X4, with product MCGCAEALVRAVVAFFDAFLVDCFLFWFRRCRPLPRPRQPRLRPPGSARAQGLDRGGAPGLGRRERFCREHIVEPADGDDTDEELRREATW from the exons ATGTGCGGGTGTGCGGAGGCGCTCGTGAGGGCGGTGGTGGCCTTCTTCGACGCCTTCCTCGTCGACTGCTTCCTCTTCTGGTTCCGCCGCTGCCGCCCCCTGCCCCGGCCCCGACAGCCCCGCCTCCGCCCACCGG GATCCGCTCGTGCCCAAGGACTGGACAGGGGAGGCGCTCCGGGCCTCGGACGAAGAGAAAG GTTTTGCAGAGAGCACATTGTCGAACCAGCAGATGGCGATGACACAGATGAGGAGCTTAGGCGAGAG